One window of Triticum dicoccoides isolate Atlit2015 ecotype Zavitan chromosome 5A, WEW_v2.0, whole genome shotgun sequence genomic DNA carries:
- the LOC119300421 gene encoding aspartic proteinase nepenthesin-1-like has product MTLAIAVSTELPTPHRRAHEFRLVPLFLLTEPPNAESPWKPQAPPFPSSANEDRRRRFAASDYTNFNSEYLIHFGIDTPRPQHVALTLDTGSDLIWTQCFCQVCFPQPFPELDTSASGTARGVSCFDPLCVQGGFSLSGCAVGDNSCVYTDSYGDNSITTGRMYQDTFTFQQAANGKVAVVPNLRFGCGMFNTGTFGSNESGIAGFGRGVLSLPSQLKVGRFSHCFTTIVESRPSPVFLGTPDNLEAQATGPIQSTQLVRNPKSNHYYLSLKGITVGKTRLPFDASAFALKGDGSGGTIIDSGSALTSFPEAVYRSLVEAFESQVPLPVNKNNTAEHVGLLCFTVSPKKKETAMPKLILHLEGADWDLPRENYVMYTEEDGLCVVVNSAGEDSRSLIGNFQQQNTHVVYDLEHNMLLFVPARCDKLL; this is encoded by the exons ATGACGCTCGCCATAGCCGTGTCCACCGAGCTCCCAACGCCTCACCGACGCGCCCACGAGttccgcctcgtccctctcttcctcctcaccgagccacccaACGCCGAAAGCCCCTGGAAGCCGCAAGccccgccgttcccctcgtcggccaacgaagatcgtcgccgtcgatttgctGCCTCCG ATTACACTAATTTTAACTCCGAGTACCTCATCCACTTTGGCATCGACACGCCGCGCCCGCAGCATGTGGCGCTGACGCTCGACACCGGCAGCGACCTCATCTGGACGCAGTGCTTCTGCCAGGTCTGCTTCCCACAGCCGTTCCCGGAGCTGGATACCTCCGCCTCCGGCACAGCCCGCGGCGTCTCCTGCTTTGACCCCCTCTGCGTGCAGGGGGGCTTCTCGCTCTCCGGGTGCGCCGTCGGCGACAACTCCTGCGTCTACACCGACTCGTACGGCGACAACTCGATCACGACGGGGAGGATGTACCAAGACACCTTCACCTTCCAGCAGGCGGCCAACGGCAAGGTCGCGGTCGTGCCCAACCTCCGGTTTGGTTGCGGCATGTTCAACACCGGGACCTTTGGATCAAACGAGTCCGGCATCGCCGGCTTCGGCCGGGGGGTGTTGTCTCTGCCGTCACAACTCAAGGTCGGCAGGTTCTCCCACTGCTTCACCACCATCGTGGAGTCCAGGCCCAGCCCCGTGTTCCTGGGCACGCCGGACAACCTCGAAGCGCAGGCCACGGGACCTATCCAATCCACCCAGCTGGTGCGGAACCCCAAATCCAATCACTACTACCTTTCGCTCAAAGGCATCACCGTCGGCAAGACGCGGCTGCCCTTTGACGCGTCGGCGTTCGCGCTCAAGGGCGACGGCTCCGGCGGGACGATCATCGACTCCGGCTCGGCCCTGACGAGCTTCCCGGAGGCCGTGTACCGGAGCCTCGTGGAGGCGTTCGAGTCGCAGGTGCCGCTGCCAGTCAACAAAAACAACACCGCCGAGCACGTTGGCTTGTTGTGCTTCACCGTCTCGCCGAAGAAGAAGGAGACCGCGATGCCGAAGCTGATCCTCCACCTGGAGGGCGCGGACTGGGACCTCCCACGGGAGAACTACgtgatgtacaccgaggaggacggGCTGTGCGTGGTGGTAAATTCGGCGGGCGAGGACAGCAGGTCGCTCATAGGCAACTTCCAGCAGCAGAACACGCACGTCGTCTACGACCTGGAGCACAATATGCTGCTCTTCGTGCCCGCGCGCTGCGACAAGCTCCTGTGA
- the LOC119304043 gene encoding putative aconitate hydratase, cytoplasmic — translation MPPLASSLLLSRSAAGPGSARATAAAAAAISRPAAAEPAPCPSAPAPSPLHAARGGQGPRGAFASGLAGRLFGGRRAAARSSSSAAAVFERRFASAATKNSYDEILTSLAKPGGGADFGKYYSLPALADPRIDRLPYSIRILLESAIRNCDEFQVTGKDVEKILDWENSATKQVEIPFKPARVLLQDFTGVPAVVDLACMRDAMSKLGSDPNKINPLVPVDLVVDHSVQVDVARSENAVQANMELEFSRNKERFGFLKWGSTAFNNMLVVPPGSGIVHQVNLEYLARVVFNNGGILYPDSVVGTDSHTTMIDGLGVAGWGVGGIEAEATMLGQPMSMVLPAVVGFKLSGKLRNGVTATDLVLTVTQMLRKHGVVGKFVEFYGGGMGELSLADRATIANMAPEYGATMGFFPVDAKTLDYLKLTGRSDETVAMIETYLRANNMFVDYKQVQAERVYSSYLELDLDEVEPCLSGPKRPHDRVTLKNMQSDWLSCLDNKVGFKGFAVPKESQAKVAEFSFRGTPAKIKHGDVVIAAITSCTNTSNPNVMLGAALVAKKACDLGLEVKPWIKTSLAPGSGVVKKYLDKSGLQKYLNQLGFNIVGYGCTTCIGNSGDLDESVAAAITDNDVVAAAVLSGNRNFEGRVHALTRANYLASPPLVVAYALTGTVNIDFEKEPVGISKDGKEVYFRDIWPTTDEIAEVVKASVLPDMFKGTYEAITKGNPMWNELPVSASTLYPWDPKSTYIHEPPYFKDMTMTPPGARPVKDAYCLLNFGDSITTDHISPAGSIHPDSPAAKYLKERNVERKDFNSYGSRRGNDEIMARGTFANIRIVNKFLKGEVGPQTIHVPSGEKLAVFDAAMKYKNEGHDTIILAGAEYGSGSSRDWAAKGPMLQGVKAVIAKSFERIHRSNLAGMGIVPLCFKAGEDADTLGLTGHERYTIQLPTDVNEIKPGQDVTVTTDNGKSFTCTLRFDTEVELAYYTHGGILPYVIRKIAAEQ, via the exons ATGCCTCCCCTCGCcagctccctcctcctctcccgctccGCCGcggggcccggctccgcgcgcgccaccgccgccgccgcggccgcgatCTCCAGGCCCGCCGCCGCGGAGCCCGCCCCCTGCCCCTCCGCGCCCGCCCCGTCCCCGCTCCACGCGGCCCGCGGCGGACAGGGCCCGCGCGGGGCCTTCGCGTCGGGCCTAGCGGGCCGCCTCTTCggtggccgccgcgccgccgcccgctcctcgtcctccgccgccgccgtcttcgaGCGCCGATTCGCCTCCGCCG CGACGAAGAACTCGTACGATGAAATCCTCACGAGCCTCGCCAAGCCGGGAGGGGGAGCCGACTTCGGCAAGTACTACAGCCTGCCTGCGCTCGCCGATCCGCGGATTG ATCGGCTACCCTACTCGATAAGGATTCTGCTCGAGTCGGCAATCAGAAACTGCGACGAGTTCCAGGTCACGGGGAAGGACGTTGAGAAGATCCTAGACTGGGAGAACAGTGCCACCAAGCAAGTCGAAATCCCGTTCAAGCCAGCCCGAGTCCTCCTCCAG GATTTCACTGGTGTCCCAGCAGTTGTTGATCTTGCTTGCATGAGGGATGCTATGAGCAAACTTGGCAGTGACCCCAACAAAATTAATCCTCTG GTACCTGTAGACCTTGTTGTGGATCATTCAGTACAAGTTGATGTGGCAAGATCGGAGAATGCTGTTCAGGCAAATATGGAGCTTGAGTTCAGCCGTAACAAGGAGCGGTTTGGATTTTTGAAATGGGGTTCCACTGCATTCAATAACATGCTTGTTGTTCCACCTGGATCTGGAATTGTTCACCAG GTGAATCTTGAATATCTGGCCAGGGTTGTCTTCAACAATGGTGGGATACTTTACCCTGATAGTGTTGTCGGCACAGATTCACACACAACTATGATAGATGGTCTTGGTGTTGCTGGATGGGGAGTTGGTGGTATAGAGGCAGAAGCTACAATGCTTGGGCAG CCAATGAGCATGGTCTTGCCAGCAGTTGTTGGTTTCAAGTTATCAGGGAAGCTGAGGAATGGAGTTACGGCCACAGACTTGGTTCTAACAGTAACTCAAATGCTTAGGAAACATGGTGTTGTTGGGAAGTTTGTTGAATTTTATG GGGGAGGTATGGGTGAACTATCACTTGCTGATAGGGCTACTATTGCAAACATGGCACCAGAATATGGTGCAACTATGGGTTTCTTCCCAGTTGATGCCAAGACATTGGACTACCTGAAGCTAACTGGCAGAAGTGATGAAACT GTGGCCATGATAGAGACTTACCTGCGCGCCAATAATATGTTCGTCGACTACAAGCAG GTTCAAGCTGAAAGAGTGTATTCATCTTATCTGGAACTTGACTTGGATGAGGTGGAACCATGTCTGTCCGGACCAAAACG GCCTCATGATAGAGTGACATTGAAGAACATGCAGTCAGATTGGCTTTCTTGCCTGGACAACAAAGTAGGGTTCAAG GGTTTTGCTGTCCCCAAGGAATCGCAGGCTAAAGTTGCTGAGTTTTCGTTCCGTGGGACGCCAGCAAAGATAAAGCATGGTGATGTTGTAATTGCGGCTATCACCAGTTGCACCAACACATCAAATCCTAATGTAATGCTGGGAGCTGCTTTGGTTGCCAAAAAGGCTTGTGACCTAGGCCTGGAG GTGAAACCATGGATTAAGACAAGTCTTGCACCAGGTTCTGGTGTTGTGAAGAAGTACTTGGACAAGAG CGGTCTGCAGAAGTATCTTAACCAGCTTGGCTTCAATATTGTTGGCTATGGGTGTACAACCTGCATAGGAAACTCTGGAGATCTTGATGAATCCGTAGCTGCTGCAATTACTGACAATG ATGTTGTCGCTGCTGCTGTGTTGTCTGGGAACAGGAATTTTGAAGGCCGTGTACACGCATTGACCCGAGCAAATTATCTCGCATCTCCTCCATTGGTTGTGGCCTATGCCCTCACTGGCACG GTTAATATTGATTTTGAGAAAGAACCAGTAGGCATCTCAAAGGATGGGAAGGAGGTTTACTTCAGGGATATTTGGCCTACCACTGATGAGATTGCTGAG GTTGTTAAGGCGAGTGTGCTCCCAGACATGTTCAAGGGCACATATGAGGCAATCACCAAAGGAAATCCTATGTGGAATGAGCTGCCAGTATCAGCAAGCACTCTCTACCCATGGGATCCAAAATCAACATACATCCATGAGCCTCCTTATTTCAAGGATATGACAATGACCCCTCCTGGCGCACGGCCTGTGAAGGATGCGTACTGTCTTCTCAACTTCGGTGACAGTATCACAACTGATCACATATCCCCAGCTGGAAGCATCCACCCAGACAGCCCAGCTGCCAAATATCTAAAGGAGCGCAATGTTGAAAGGAAGGACTTCAACTCATATGGCAGCCGACGAGGGAACGATGAGATCATGGCTAGGGGAACTTTTGCCAACATTCGTATTGTGAACAAGTTCTTGAAGGGAGAGGTTGGCCCCCAAACCATCCATGTACCATCAGGGGAGAAGCTTGCTGTTTTTGATGCTGCTATG AAATACAAGAACGAAGGGCATGACACTATCATCCTGGCTGGTGCTGAGTATGGCAGTGGAAGCTCAAGGGATTGGGCTGCGAAGGGTCCAATGCTTCAG GGAGTGAAGGCTGTGATAGCCAAGAGTTTTGAGAGGATTCACCGTAGCAATCTCGCTGGAATGGGCATCGTCCCTCTATGCTTCAAGGCTGGGGAGGATGCCGACACTCTTGGCTTAACAGGCCATGAGCGCTACACCATCCAGCTTCCGACTGATGTGAATGAAATCAAGCCTGGCCAAGATGTTACGGTCACAACCGACAACGGCAAGTCGTTCACGTGCACACTCCGCTTTGACACCGAG GTGGAGCTTGCTTACTACACCCATGGTGGTATTCTACCATATGTCATCAGAAAGATCGCAGCCGAGCAATAG